In Cyclopterus lumpus isolate fCycLum1 chromosome 5, fCycLum1.pri, whole genome shotgun sequence, the genomic stretch TGGACTTACCAGACGTATTTCACTTCCACCTCTTTCCCCTCTTATCACTTTCCTGTCTCCATGCTTtgcttttccattttttttccttttgtactACGAATGATCCCCTTTGACCTATTTCCATTGTGTCATGCTCCCTTCCCTTCTAATCTTTCATTCCTTTCTTTGAAGCTACCGTTTCCCTCctgcatttatttcatttgtcaTTGAATACATAAGAGCAAAGGCTATTTTGAGCAATGTGATTTAAAATTAGATCTACGTAGTCCTTTATACAAAAACCCACCCACTGTTGCTACCACCACCGCCCCAAAGCTCCTGAACCAACTGCTGCAGGTCAGCGGggctttatttttaatttacattttgatgTTTTGTACAATATGCATTTTATGAGTTTCATTCCTCAATGAGGGAATGGTTagtatttaaattttttaaatgcactctTGAGAAAAATATTACTAGAGCATGTTATTTCAATATATTAAAGCAGAGTTTATGTCAAaaattacaatgtttttttaattttcactaTATGTTACAACATcactatattttttattttctattttaatatttcaaatcaACAAAAAGCTTTCAGTATGCAGGTGGCCATTCATTCACATGAAAAAACTGGTCCGACACCTTCAGATCCCAAGAATATTTTTGATACTCTCATGTCAATCCATTATTTTTGGGACATATTTATCATTCCAATAACAAGCCTGTAGTGAGGCAtagtttgacaaaataaaaccattttgTCAATGTGGCTGGAAAGTGCGTGTGGAAAAGTGAATCTCCAACTTTTGGAAATGGAACACCCCCCCATCCCATCCTCGAGTTGTTATACTTATATCATGGACACTTATCAAGGAAAGAAAACTTAACTGACAGACAGGTTACTTTCACCAATGGTGAGTGGGTAATGCAACAAGGAGCAGATGCACAGTTGTTACGGTGATTCAACTGTTTCCTGTGGTTATGTGAGGCGGCCTCAGAAACCTGCCAGCCAATCAGATACACTTATTTAAACTGTGTTGAAAGTCAGTGTAGTTTTAAACATAGTGGACCGTTCAGGTGAAGTTGTATCTGTTTCACGTTGGTGTCTGAGCGCTTTAGTGTATCATCCGAATGTTGAAGGGAAACTTCTGTATTTTTCACGTGTTTGTGTCGAAGTGACGAATGGGGACAATAATATTAGAAATTGGTCCAGTATTAAGTGAGAGTTGACTCGTTGCCAGAGAGAGGAGCGCCGGTGTTGTCGGAGTGGAGAAATTGTGGCTCAGTGTTATCTAGAAGATCTTCGACGTCATGGCTGGATATTTGGAGTTGGGCGATGTGGATGAGGCCTTTGAATTAAACGTCACATCTCATGAGATTACAGAACAGACTCCTCCTTGAGCTAGTCTTGGTTAGACGCAATTACAGACTGGAACCAGTGAAACGGTGAGGAGTTGTTATTTCTCTGTAGGGTGCTTTCCATAATGTTTTCAGACACTTACACTCCAAACCATTGGGAGCCTGTCAGTGGCAAAAACTAGTGCTTTTTAGCTCATTGACACATGGGCAGATTCCCCGGCTGCTGCGTTGCCCCTCAATACTGGACAAAAGTGTTTGTCGTTGTCCacttaaacacaaaaacatggggACAACAGAGTACAGGATGAAAATGATCAAAATCTCCCTTGAAGGATAGCtcaaatatgtaaatgattGATTCAgacacaggtcagaggtcagcttcAGCACAGCTCAGATTCAGTGTCTTGTTAAGACAAGGGACTTGGGACAACAGGTCAACATAGTGCTGAAGTGAGTCATAATTAGAAAGCTTTTGTTTCTGTGCTGCTCCGCCTGATCTTTCTATTCTCCCTTTGGAAATCACCGAGGTCTGGTGGCAGCTTTTCTTGGACGTGCAGCTCGATGCGACGCATATTGAAGCATTTTATGGATTCGCTGACAGCATTCAGATGTTTCACATGCTGATTTCTATAAATGTAGATCTTTATTGTTTAGGTCCAGACTCCAGATTCAAACTTATAAATATCGGTCATTACAGAACATTCCATCAGAAACTGGTCTAACTACGAAAGTGGGGactatatttttctttctgtctttttttggaCACATGACCCCGCGCATCACCCAATCAACGGAGGTGTTTTTCCTCAGAAACCATCTGGTTCATCAGGGGAGCCACAACAGGTTCAGTGCGGTAAAGTGGCTCGAGGTAAACTGAGAGGATAGTGCCCTCTACAGCTCACTATATGTTTTACATCCTGTAGGTGTCCACTGcagagggggggaaggggagggttAGCTCAGGTCACACTTGTCTTCATACGAGCACTTTGAACCTCTGCCGCCTGCCGTCTCTCTGCCCGCCACGCCGAATGAAAGGGGTTTTCTGTAGCACTTCACTTCATTGGCACAAAACTAACGCACAGAATATTGCCCACTCGTCAAAGTCGAGAACTGTAACCCTGCCGCAGCGCCGCTCGCAGGCAATGTGCACAGCGCCTCGGTGGAGGAGAGCTCTCTTAGGCCCTTTTCTTGCAGCTCTCCTCCTTGCATTTCCCACCCATGCTATATTTACCTGTCGCTGTGTACCTCTGCTGTGTGCTCAGCACTGGAAAGGCAAACACAAGGGTATTTTCATATAAATACACAGTAGACGGGATGGATGCATAGAGTGCGCTACAGTAGTTCGCTGAAGCGCATTACTGTCATGCAGATGTGTCCAGTCTCCACCTGTCACCTCCCCTTAAGACCTCTCTTAAACCATTGCCGGTTTCTTTTCATGCTGAACACTAAAGAAAGGCTGCAACTAAAGCTTAATCTGTCAACAGTTTTTGTGTGGgatttatttctttgttgtttacCAAAAGAAAATAGTGACATACGCTGTTCACAAGTTGCCAGAACCCGGAGGGGTATTTACTAATTGCTTCTACAGTCTGACAGCCCAAATGTAGggtcaatttaaaaaatcttaccaaactgtaaaaaacaaataagtagCAAAATAATACTCATTTCTGAAGGTGAAACCAGCATATatgcagtttgacattttgggaaaatacGCTTCTTGGCTTcctgctgagagttagatgaggagATCCGAACCTCTGAAGCCAATAGAAGAAATAGCCTGGCACGTAGTTGTTTTAAAACATCCAACTTGTTGTTTCACTAGTCTTTGTATTGATTAAACAGTTAATAATCATTAATAGATGAATCAGTGAGCATCAGAAGAACCCGTAGAAGCCCAGACAGTTGTTTctccttgtttccagtctttatgatAAGCTAAATTATTTACCGTACAGACATTATGGGTTAttactttaaacattttaatcaatCTTCTCTTCTTAGTCTGCAAGAAAGCAATATATGTATTTTCCGAAACAACTTAACTACTTTAACCACTGGAGAGAAACAAGGTTTGGCACCTGGACCCGTGGTCCCCCTTTATGTAACAGAGAAAGCTCCACTTTCCAGCTCCCAGAGCTTTCAATCGCATCTCAAGGTTTTCATTCAGTGAAGCTCTGACAGCTCGTACGTGGACCTTcaagctttctttcttttgtttcatagGACATAACTGTTGATGCATTATCGCAAACATGTTGTTGATTCATTTGATGTTGACTAAAACGATCGAATAAACTTTACAACTTTGACAAAAGATTATTTCAAAGCAAGAAATCATTTTCCTatataattcatttaaataaatacacaaagatTAGTAAAGTAATATACAACTAAATAAtcgtgaaagaaagaaaaacaacaacaaagaacaaagaaaataaataagccTTAAAGAGCCAATTTCTATGATCTCCAACAGTCTGTCAAGTCAGCATCCATCAGCCAATGAGGCAACACGATGACGGCCGTGGCCCATCGATGAAGTGCAACGCACACCTACAGTATATACCAGCAACTGGATGTCTGTGGCGACGCCCGgaaaagtacacacacaaaaatggaaCTATGCACACCATTCCAAAAAACCTAAAGCTCATGACCAACAAAAACACTCCAGACTGCCAAACTCCAAGTACACAAATCCCATTGTCCTCACTCAAATAGAAATCCAAATGATCCAAGACCGGAGTGCCACCTTTACTAAGTGCAAGATTTAGGATTGTGTTCTTTAGGTGTTTTTGACTTCAATAACGGCAACTTTTTCATGAACAATGCAGTAATTCATATTTATAATGCAAGTGGTTGAAATGGGAGTTTTGTGTGTTATTCACCATTTCTTATGTTAGCCTTTATTTCCTGCCTTCAGATAACAACCTGCGTCATAAACGGCTCCTCTGTTTAGAATTATCTCTTATTTTCAGTCCGAGCCTCCCATAGGGCCGTGGGGGGTGCTCTGGGTGGGAGGTATGGAGCATTCCACCTGGACCGTGGTGCgttcgcgtgtgtgtgttgcattacaCGTCGCAGCCTTCACAACATCACCAGCTCCACTGGGCTTAGGCCCCTGGGATTTAAGCATGCAACCACCAAGAGgccagagaggaaagagggaggggaatGAGGATGAGATGTGGGGATGatggtgcgcgtgtgtgcgtgtgcgcgcgcgtgtgcgtgcgatGCTCTGTCCTTCTACGGTTCGactcctctgtctctttgttgagGCGTTTCGTTAACCTCGTTTTCTGGGAAGCGAAGGGCATACACATGCAGAGGGAGCAGATAAAAGTGAGACGGGGATgaaacgctcacacacactggccCAAGGCCTCTGCTGAACTTTTCCCAcgcgtctacacacacacacacacacacacacacacacaaagacgtaTCCAGAAAATGACTCGCATAGTGGCTTATCCGATGTTTATTAAACGTCTCCAAGGTGAACGTCGGGCCAGCGGGGTTGCCCTccagctgtttgtgtcttttcacCAGTGGGATGCCGTCCGTCCCGACTGTTGTTgccttgtgtttttctctccgtGGTTGTTCTCATCGCCGTCGAACGGTCTCCCAGCTGGATGCCTCCACCCCGAACGTAGCGCTGTGCCCAAGGCTACGCTAAACAACAAAGAGGGATCAAACGGCACACATGGCTTTGATGaaaccctcccccccctcactaCTGCAATAGAGCAAATCAGAGCTGGGCAGAGCCGAGTTGGACTCCATCCACACCGGGAAGGGGGTCGGGACCTGTAGATTTTGGGAAAAGATATAACCACGCAAAGGGCTCGTGGATAGAGAGTGGGCTTTAGGGTTCCCCCAAGAGTTTAGATTTACGGCAACTCCattagtatatatttttttaagtgttatATTTATTAGTGTAATACACTAATCCATACTTCCTGCCACAATCGTCTTTGGTCTGGTTTCGTGGTTTTGTGGTTTCAGCCAGGACGCAGTAAAATGAGGTCTTCAAATCATTTATTGGCCACTTGGAGGCAGCGGGAACAagttgtgaacacaacattgacatattatccCCTTTTAAGGTTTTTGATATGGCGAACTTGTCAGCAGGAAAGCATAATAAAATACTTTGGGAACATACGACACATTATAGAGCTCCTCTTGTCAACTGTGAATGTTTCTTAATTGATAGAGCCTCATGCCGCCATTGgtgttttctattattattacagtcTATTAGGGTTGATTGCACTTTGAGCCAGGTCTAATTATACTCCACTGTCTATTTAAAATCGCTGTAAAGGGCGAATGTGAGCTCTGGCAGCGTGAACATATCCCTACTCGTCTTATTTTGCCGCTTGGACAGAACCCTTTATCTTCGTATCCTGATGCAGGTGGATGGCGTGTGGTCAACGTCGGGAAACGGTCATCGCcagttaatataatatatatagtataataatataattttggTTTTACGCgaggcacattttttaaatgaattgatgCACTGGTTCAGGTTTTCCACAGGTCCATCTTGGATCAGTAATATGTTGGACCTGTAAAGACCTCTAACTGTAGTTTAACTCTCCAACTAAAGATGCAGCCTTGCTCATAGCTTTTCTACAATTTTATAGGGCCTGGTTTTCacttaaaacataaaacaaacccaGTTAAATATATTGAGTGTGTGAAACATCAACTTAATTTGGCTGCATTCTACTTAAAAGAAAAGCTTATAGCTGAAATATAGCTGTCAAACTTACAGATAATATATGCTTGATAAACTTAATTCTGTCTCGGTAAGTGTTCGTGGGTGGTGTTTTCACAGAGTCGCTTAATTCATAGTTAATATAGAAATAATCATTAGTGCAGCTTCAAACTaaaagtgtgtgggggggggctcctgAGTCAACCTCACGAGAGAGTGAGGTCACCCCATGGTGGGCGGATGTGGCAGAGTGGCAGAGAGCGGGGTTATCGCAGTGATGAGTGCTAAATACTGACAGTGTCTGgaggggaagagaaaaggaaggccatcaaagagacggagagagagagagatgttatCTGAGCTgttgagaggaggagacgagagggtggatggagaggaggagctaTTTGACCTCTGGAAGGATGATGCACTAATTATACGACCACATTTACAAATAGCACTGACGATGATGCACTGATGCAACACTTGCACAGTACCATCCAAGCTCAGGAGGGTGTAAAGGAGCTGAGATGTAGCAAAAAGACGATCCATGCCTAGCataataaaatcaataactTGGATTTCACAAGAACTTTTTTTTGATACCAGTCAGCTGGTGTGCAACATTGGTGGCGCCACGTTGTGTTGTGCATTATTATAGCGCTGTCAATGATCTGACAGCCGAATTCTCTGCAATTTGGATGTGTGCCACGGCTTGATTGAGACGGGCTAGCAGGGCTTTGCCGAGGTATGTGTGGTCTTGGGAACTCATAACCCAGGATTCATGAAACAAGCTTTCGAGAACCCTTAAGGGAAAACATGTCCGCCTGAAAGTTAATTTTGTTGGAATTTGCCCTTATTAAGGGCCATTTTTGATATTCTGTCCACCGTATGGAGGAGCCTGCAAATACTAAAACATTTAATAGTGTTTTACTATTATCATAATAGTTTTTATTAGCTATTAGTTGTGTTGTCCTTAAAGAATCAGCAGTGGTGCTATATTTCACATAGGATGTCAGCTATGGACAATCGGATGTAAATGTGCCGCTCGGATTTAATGCagtttatgttttatatattttctctaTATTGCATGTTGACTCTTAAATATACTTTGGGTTTTGCCTGGTAAACGACAGCATGTCTTTTTATCTCCCTGAAGttcaacatttttgggaaatacatgtgtgtgcgtgtgtgtgtgtgtgtgggtgtgtgtgtgtgtgtgtgggtgtgtataatcacctgaataTATTTGCATTTAGAATGcgcttttttttatcaatacaTGGAGAGggtagcctagcttagcataaggatTGGAAGCAGGGGGTAAACAGCTAGCCTGTATTCTGTTAACTTGGGAGTATGAAAAAGAATTTTAAGAGCATTTTGCCCCCCATGACAAACTTCAAAAAGGTTTGTGgaacacaaaaagagacaacTGCCCACAACAATGTGTTAACACGTAAGGAAATCTATGTCAACAGTCTGTCTACTTGTTCTAGTGCTAAGTCATGAATATAAACACAAAGTGGCTGACTAGTTTCCACTTTTTACAGTGTAATTTAACTGTCCTTCAAAACTATATGACTGTGTTACGTGGACCTGCACTTGAAATGAGTTCAGGTTCTGCGAAACTTTCCATTGTTTGAGGAAAGTACACATTTTAGACTCAACCAACGTTTACATGAGTGCACGTTGAGCAGTGTAGACGGTACATAATCAGGGCTGCTGGCGCGTTGGGAGACTCACCGTCAGCTTATGAGGAAGCCTATTTCTGTAAGGTGCAGCTGGGACTGAAGATATGAGACTGAAGTGAGGTGAGGTGGATGTGTGAGGGTCAGGGCATCCAGACTGATGCCATTTTCTCACACATCTtagattgtgtgtctgtgtgtgtgtgtgtgtgtgtgtgtgtgtgtgtgtgtgtgtgtgtgtgtgtgtgtgtgtgtgtgtgtgtgtgtgtgtgtctcgtatATCTCCCCGACCTGTCTGGCCTGGAGGTGGTGTGTATGATAAGCCACTTTCCCTCCTCTCAGTGTCCTCACAACCAGACATTTATCCAAAACATTCCCACAACGTCATGGGAACCAAACCCCTTCTGTACACAAGCTGTGCTTCTTCTGAATGTTGTGCTCAAATCTCTGTCTCGCCTGTATCTCACCTCACGCCACTTTAAACACAGACATCAGATGCTGTACCTTCAGCTTCTTCTCCTGAATGTTCCTTTGCTGCCTCCACGTTCTGCTGCACACTAACAAGGTCCTGTTggttgtcttttctttctgtcaggTACCTGGCCAAGCTGTCGTCAGTGGGAAGCATCCGGGACGAGGAGACGTGCGAGAGGTTACGAGGCCTCATccagagacaggtacagacctCCACCTTTGTGCACCTGGTTTACTGTAAAGTGTGTGCAGCATGGGGTATCAACTTTTGGTATCTGCTTGTGATTGCTATTTTATTCCAGGACAAATATACGTCTAATGAGAAAGTGACGTATTGTGTTGTGCTGGTGCTCTCTGCTGATGCACCTCCTGTGTGTCTCCGCTCCAGGTCCAGATCTGTAAGCGCAGTGTGGAGGTGATGGATGCGGTGCGTCGTGGAGCCCAGCTGGCTATAGACGAGTGTCAGTTCCAGTTTCGCAGCCGCCGATGGAACTGCTCCACTCTGGAGACCATGCCCGTGTTTGGCAAAATCGTCACCCAGGGTAAGATGATGCACCGCCGCCATTCCTGCCACCAACTGCCTTTCCCGCAAGCTTGACACAAAAGAGATCAGCCTCAATCCCAACTTGTCACATAAGGCAGATGTTTGATAAGGACCCCACGGAGAAGCTTAGGTTTCGGTTGGGCTTAGTCAAAAATAAtagtttgggttaaaatgaCATCACTTCGGTGAACTACTTAGCTTACGTTCAGCGACATGATGTAAATTAGGAAAGTTGCGCAACGTGGCCTACTTAAACTGCTGCAAACTGGGAACACAAACAGTGGTCTCCCGTGTTTGCTTGATCCATCCATCGCCGCCGACCACTAACCCCCTTGGCCTTGTCGCTCGTTATACTACGTCATCGTGGGCGGCCCGAGGCAGTCACTTTGAGTGACAGATATTGCTTTACATTGGGGTTACTTGACAGCCCTGTGCATCAGGGCCATGACAAAACGTTGGGATTTGACGGGATTTAACGCCCTGGAAATGAGACCGAGCTGGCCCTACAGCTGATTGACACTAAAACAACTTCATCAGTCAACTGTCCAACCTGCATGCGTTTAGAAAATGTGGATCATTCCATTCCATTCTAACATATTGTGACATTTTAGAGCTGGTTTCCATTTGTATTGGCTTAACCAGCTCCTGTAAGTCAATGTCGGTGCTCCCTCCCTGAGACTTTAATACAGTCTTCATCTGTAGAGGTTTTCTTGCCATTCAAAATGAGAAGCTCTTTTCAGTTACATAATGAAACAATACgactgtgtgtgcctgtgtttgtgtatgtgttaggCACCCGTGAGGCAGCCTTTGTGTATGCCATCTCAGCAGCCAGTGTGGCGTTTGCGGTCACAAGGGCCTGCAGCAGTGGAGAGCTGGAAAAATGTGGCTGCGACCACAATGTACATGGAGTCAGTCCAGAGGGTaggtctctctttccctttcacacattcacacacacacacacacacacacacccaaaggAAACAGAAGGACCAACTGATCCAGTACATTTGAATGTAATAATTTTGAAGGCAaaataatgtaacattttaaatattcatttcatttttgaaAAGGCCAGACAGATGTCATTAGtagcataataataatgccaTCTTATCTACATGTGTATTGAGACAGATCTTTGCCACATTACCACAATGAACCATCGATACAGATTTATCTTAATGTGTTCTCATAGGGTTCCAGTGGTCGGGCTGCAGTGATAACATTGCCTATGGCGTGGCCTTTTCCCAGTCCTTTGTGGACGTGAGGGAGAGGAGTAAAGGCCAATCCCCCAGTCGGGCTCTCATGAACTTGCACAACAACGAGGCTGGCAGGAAGGTAACTGGCTGCTCTTGACGTATTTGCACTTTACATATACACACTTCTTTTAGTACAACTCACAGTCAGGTTTTTCTGTACTGCTTTGGCAGTTCCCCCACAATATTTGTTTGACACAAGTTGTTATGTCTTAAGTCACCCAAGAGAAGTCCAAGTCTTTATTAATTTGAGACAAGTCACAGCCAAGTTTCAAGACATTCAAATAATGCCAGCTCAAGTCTTCAAGTCAATATCaatatacattataaaatatgtacGTTAAGTCAAAGCAGTCAAAATCAAATACCAATCCTTTGTTTTTGTGACAAGTCTACAGCTCAGGGAGCAGTAGACTATGCGATTGTAGTCAGGGATATTATGCATTGTCATCACATTATTTCAAGGTCTTTCTGCTCACCAAAACGTCTTTGGCATCTCTGCAGGCCATCCTGTCCCACATGCGTGTGGAGTGCAAATGTCACGGCGTGTCAGGGTCCTGTGAGGTCAAGACCTGCTGGAAAGCCATGCCGCCCTTCCGCAAAGTGGGCAATGTCATCAAGGAGAAGTTTGACGGCGCCACTGAGGTGGAGCAGCGCGAGGTGGGCACCACCAAAGTCCTGATGCCTCGGAACTCCCAGTTCAAACCTCACACGGACGAAGATCTGGTCTACCTGGAACCCAGTCCAGATTTCTGCGACTATGACCCGCGCACTCCGGGTATGCTGGGCACCGTGGGCCGCCAGTGTAACCGAACGTCGAAGGCCATCGACGGCTGCGAGCTGATGTGCTGTGGCCGCGGCTTCCAGACGCAGGAAGTGGAGGTGGTGGACAGGTGCAGCTGTAAGTTCCACTGGTGCTGTTATGTCAAGTGCAAACAGTGTCGCAAAATGGTGGAGATGCACACTTGCCGGTGATGGGAGCACAGAGGGCACTGCTGATGAACAAAACAAACGCCCCACACCCCTGCTCGATTACGAAACGCCAAAGGGAGCAAGGAGGACTTGTTAACCTCCCTCTTCTCCCGCTTGaaaccaccccaccccccaactACTGGTCAACGGAAACAGACTGAATGGCTTAGAAGTAAAATGTCATCCTATTCATTTTATGACACCTTCATTGACATCAGTAGATTTTGCATGGGTTTTCCGACAAAGCCACAGAGGCAGGTTGTTTCTTCTCAAGTAGAGAGCGTCTTTCCCTTTCTGCCCCCTTCCCTCACTCTGATGTTTGCTTTGTCATTGATGCTTcttatttttgtaatgtttaaCTTATTTTGTTGAGACTGATGAGGGGTGGACCTAGAAGGAGGGGACAGACCAAAGGAGAAAATAAGGGACAAACTGGACCCACGGGTGGGCAGACGGGTGGGTGGGGTTCAAAGGGTTGGGGTCGGGTCAAGAGGAGGGTTGTTTGACCTCTatccttgctgctgctgcttttggaGGACACAGTTGGAGTGCTGGATGtcaaaaaaaatttaaaagggAGATGCCGAGTCTGTCGGAGGACGGACTTGAACAACAGCAGACGGACTTTCTGTGATTCGCTTCCTGAGTGTAACATGGCTGTGCTGCGCTGAGGTTCAGTTGCTGTTGAGTCATTTATTTTGCCCCCTGCAATGCCCTGATGCTGCtccactctctcacacacacacacacacacacacacacacacacacacgctcactgtCCTTCTGTCAGAGGCAGGATGCTGATAGACAGGTGAACAGCCACTGTCAGCTCCTTccttgtcttttctttacagtacTGGCAGGCGATGGTCACATCGAGACACACATACCCAGCAAAAATTGTTAAAAAATGGACACCCATATTTATCCTCAGCTGCTCTGCCGGCAACAAAGAAACCAGACACCTTGCAACAAAACAGCTTCCAAATCCGATTTGAAACAATTTCTGAAAAAGTCTTCTCATTCAGGATAGTCGTTGATCTTGGACTCCGCGCGACCGTCGCCGTCTGCTAAA encodes the following:
- the wnt4 gene encoding protein Wnt-4a; translation: MIHRMRGDGLTASYTDPCGCLFFLFFLPPPTLLFTSGLFQLSPTCPTILLEMTEEYVLRCVLMLCCALLTANASNWLYLAKLSSVGSIRDEETCERLRGLIQRQVQICKRSVEVMDAVRRGAQLAIDECQFQFRSRRWNCSTLETMPVFGKIVTQGTREAAFVYAISAASVAFAVTRACSSGELEKCGCDHNVHGVSPEGFQWSGCSDNIAYGVAFSQSFVDVRERSKGQSPSRALMNLHNNEAGRKAILSHMRVECKCHGVSGSCEVKTCWKAMPPFRKVGNVIKEKFDGATEVEQREVGTTKVLMPRNSQFKPHTDEDLVYLEPSPDFCDYDPRTPGMLGTVGRQCNRTSKAIDGCELMCCGRGFQTQEVEVVDRCSCKFHWCCYVKCKQCRKMVEMHTCR